The DNA region AGGATATTTTTAGTAAAAAATTTGATTTAAATATAAAAAAGGATGAAAATATTGCAGATATGTTATTATTAAGTGGTAATGATGGCGTATCATTGGGTTCTATCTATGGAGGCTGCAATTATCTCACCTTTTACCCAATGAGCCCTGCTACATATATGGCAAATTTTTTTATAAATAATATGAAAGAATTTAATATTGTAGTAGAACAGTTTGAAGATGAGATCTCTGTTATAAATTCAGCAATCGGCGCTTCCTATGGTGGTGCTAGGTCAGCAGTAACTACATCTGGTGGTGGCTTTGCTTTAATGGAGGAAGCTATTAGTTTAAGTGGTATGGCTGAAATACCTATAGTTATACATTTAGCTCAAAGACCTGCACCTGCTACAGGACTACCAACAAGGACTGCTCAAGCAGACTTTGATTTGGCTCTTTACAGTGGCCATGGAGAATTTCCACGCATAATTTATGCGCCTGGCTCTACAGAGGAGGCTCTATATTTATCATCTAAGGCGTTTAATATGTCTCAAAAGTATCAAATACCGGTATTTATCCTAACTGATCAATATTTGATAGATACATATTATATAGTTGATAAAAAAGATATACAATTTGAAGAGCCAGTAAATTATTATGAAAAAGCTGATAAAGATTATAAGAGATATAAATTAACTGAAGATGGGGTTTCACCACTAGCAATACCAGGAGAAGGCGATGGTCTGGTTATTTGTAATGGCAATGAGCATGATGAGTATGGGGATACAACAGAAGAGTTATATTATAGTCAAAAAATGCAGGAAAAAAGGAATAAAAAGTTAGAAAAAATAGAAGAAGAAGCTGTTAAACCAACATTTATAGGAAGCAAAGATTACGATGTGCTTATTTATTGTTGGGGCTCTACTTTTGAGATTGTGAAAGAAGCTTTAGATGTAATAGATGACAAGAGAATTGCATGTCTTCATTATAGCCAAGTTTATCCTGTTGAAAAAACTTCCTTAGAATACTTTAAGAAAGCAAAATATATCGTTGGCATTGAACAAAATTATTATGGTCAGTTTGGAAATTATCTTGAAAGTAGGATGCATAAAAAGACTGATAAAAAAATATTGAAATACAACGGAAGGGTTTTTTATTTAGAAGAAATAGTAGAGGGGATTAAAAAATTTATGGGGGAAATATATGGCAACTAAATTATTTCAAAATGATAGGCCTCATACAAAGGATATTTCATGGTGCCCTGGCTGTGGAAATTTCCAGATTAGGCTGGCACTAATAGATGTATTAGAAGAGCTAAATTTTAAACCCAAAAATACTGTGATAATTACTGGTATTGGACAAGCTGCAAAAATGGTGCACTATTTAAATGCTAACGGATTTCATACGCTACACGGCAGAGCACTCCCTGTGGGAACAGGTCTTAAGCTAGCGAACCCTAACTTGAATGTGATTGTAATAGGCGGCGATGGTGATATGTATGCTGAGGGGATGGGTCATTTTATACATGCCATAAGAAGGAATGTAAATATAACTGTTTTAATACATAATAATCAAATCTATGGACTAACAAAGGGGCAAACCTCTCCTACCTCATTATTAGGAATGAAAACCTCTAGTAATCCTGAGGGTGTTATTGAAGCTCCTATAAACCCTTTAGCACTTGCTATATCCCTTGATTGCTCTTTTGTAGCTAGAACCTTTATTGGATATAAAGATGAAACAAAAAATATCTTAAAAGAGGCTATAACACATAAAGGTTTTTCAATGGTAGATATATTCCAACAATGCGTTACTTTTAATAAGCTAAATACATATAAATGGTATAAAGAAAATACTAAATTTTTAGGCGATATAAACAAAGAAGATAGGCTAGAGGCATATAAATATGCATTGTCTGAGGATCCCTTTTATGTTGGAATATTCTACAAGAAAGATAAGAAACCCTTAGATGAGCAAATTGAATGCTATAAAAAAACAAAATTGCCTCTTTACAAAAGGAATTTTGATAAAAGTAAATTAGAGAAGTTTATAGATAATAATTTTAAGATTTAGTTACTAAACATTTTTTATAATCACAGTGTTCATCTTCTTTGCAAAATTCTATGGTTGAGTGATTTATATTGTGATCATTTAGAACATCTCTAATCTTTTGTTTCAGTTCATTGGAATATGCTAAATTAAAATTTTTTTCTACTGTAATATGAAGAGAAAGAATATTATAATTACCATCTAGACTCCAGGTGTGTATATCGTGTATATCTTTAACGTTCTTAATTTTTAGGATATCCTCTTTTATATTATAAATGTTGATATCTTTAGGGGCTGATTGTAAGAATACATCAAATACCTCTTTCATATTCCTAAGGACCTTTGAAAGGATATATATAGAGATTATAATTGAGAAGAGGGGGTCTAAAAAATTTAGATTGCTATTTATTTTTAAAATTAAACCTATTAATATAGCAGCACTCCAACCTAATAGATCATCTAATAGGTGATATAAAGCCATCTTTTCGTTGAAAGATTTAGTGCGTAACAGCCTCAGAACAGCAACGCCATTGAAAATAAATCCTAAAATACCAAATATTAAAATAGATTTATAATCTAATCTAAAGTCAGTAAAAAACCTATTAACTGATTCGATTATTATATAAAATGTTGCCCCAATTAAAATAGATGCATTAATAAATGCACCTATTATCGAATATCTTTTAAACCCGTAGGTAAATTTATTATTAGGCGGTTTTTCTGATTTTTTTTCTAAATACCAGGATATACTCAAGCTTAGACTATCGCCTAAATCATGTATGCCGTTTGTTAATATTATCAAGCTATTGGCATATATACCACCAGAAATTTCAATAATTGCAAAAATTAAATTAACAATAAAAGAAAATCTTATATTATTAGATGAGTTATTATTTACATTATCTTTTTCCATAAATAATTACAAAAGTTATGAATATAAAAAATTTATAAACGTATTGTCATAACAACCTCATATTTTACTAGAAAATTATAAATAATTTAACTGTGTTAGACTATTATTTTTTCATTTCTTTATATAATTTATAGGTAAGTGTAGAATATGCCAAGCCTGGTCCACCTGCCATAGTAGTGGCCACATTTAACGTATCAATTATTTCTCCTTCAGTAACCCCATTTTCAATTAGATTTCTAAGATGTGCCCTAATACAATATTCACATCTACTAACTATAGCACAACCTAAGGCTATTAACTCTTTTGTTTTAGTATCTAGATTATTACTTTTAAAGGAATTTTGATTTTGCTGTATAAAGCTTCTAATATCTTCAGATTTAACAGCTAATTCAGTGATGTTTTGCATAAACTCTTTTTCATCCATCATGTTGACCTCCTAAATATTTATTTTAATAGCTCTACAACATGTTTTATTTTATAACTTTTTTTATATTGTGATGCAAGATCTATAATTTGTAATATACATGCAGGGCATGATGTGGCAACAATATCTGTGTTTACAAGATCTATATTATTTAATTTACGCTTTGCAATGTTAGTTGATAGATCGTAGTGTTGTAAGTTAAAAGTACCTCCTGAGCCACAACACCAATCAGCTTCGTTCATTTCTTTTAATGAATAGCCTGCTAGCTCTATTATTCTTCTTGGTTCAGTTGATACACCAAGAGATTTTTTAAGATGACAGGGGTCATGGTATGTTACAGTATATTCTTTATTATCTATATTTTCATAACTATTTATATTTAATACATTTACAAGAAAATCACTAATATCTATGGTTTTTGTAGCAAAGTTATTTATGAAAGCTCTTTCATTATTATTGAGTCTGTATGAAAACTTTGGCCACAGCTTTTTTATTGTATAGCTGCAAGTAGCACAAGAGGTAATTACATAATTAAATTCTTGATTTTCTAGTTGCTTAATTTGTTCTTTTAATAATTTTGTAAAAGTTTCAATATCACCACTGCTTAAAGCTGGTATACCACAACAAATAAGGTATTCTGGGATATATAAATCTATATTATACTTCTCTAACACCTCAACTGTTGTATGTCCAATAGAGGGAAGCAGCCAATCAATAACACAGCCATAAAAAAAGATGGCCTTAATTTTTTGATTATCCCTATTTTGGATAGATTGTTTTTTAACTAATTCATGGAAAGGAGTTTTGTTTATTTTTTTTATATGCCTGTCTTTTAACAGGGGCAAATATTTTATACATGAAGTGTCCAACAAAAGGTTTGCATCTCTTACAAATAAGTCTTGTATCTTACTACTAATATTTAGAAATCTGTTAAAACTATTAGGATTTGATAATATTTTTCTAAGTATAATTTTTTTATATGGGCTTAGTCCATTATATTCAGCTAGAATTATCCTTGCTTTTAAAAATATATCTAATGTATTTACTCCACTTGGGCAATAAGCTTCACAACTACCACAGGTAACACATCTATCTAATTTTTTGGATATTGTTTTTGTTTCAGTTATGATTTTATTGGCTAAGCCCTCTAAGGTAGCAATTTTACCCCTAGAATAATCTGTTTCATTAAATGTCAATGTATATAACGGACATACACTTTGACAAAAACCACATTTCATACATCTAATTAAATCATCCTCTAAGGATTTAACCAAGGAGACTAATTCTTCTATATCTTTCATTAAACTATCTTTAAAAACTTATCTGGATTTAATATATTCTTTGGATCAAACGTCTGTTTTAATCTATTAGAAAACTCAATAGTGCTTTCACCAGCCTCATATTTGAAATATTTTGATTTTGAGAAACCAATACCGTGTTCTCCTGAGAGGGTACCTTCTAATTCAATAGTTTTTAAAAATAACTCTTCTATAGCCTTATAAACCCTCTCCATTTCTTCTTTTTTTCTTTTATCTGTAAGAATTGTAGGGTGTAGATTGCCATCTCCAGCATGGCCAAATGTTCCAATTAAGATATCATATTTCTTTGATATCTCATTAATTATTTTAATCATATCGGGAATTCTACTTCTTTTTACAGTTGCATCTTCTAATATAACTGTTGGGCTTAACATTGAGAGTGCAGATAGGGCAACGCGTCTAGCATCCCATAATCTGTTTTTATCTTTTAAATTATTTGCTATTCTTACTTCCCCATCTTTCTTTTCACATATTTTTATTATTTTATCAAAATCTTTCTTTACAGCTTCTTCATAGAAACCATCAACCTCAATTAACAATATTGTTGCAGCATTTGTTGGAAGACCAATTTTTGCATATTTTTCAACAGCTTTAATTGTGAAATTATCAAGAAATTCTAAGGTAGCAGGTAAAATTTTATTTGCTATTATTTCAGAGACAGTTTCAGAAGCTTTTATAATATCTTTATATACAACCATCATTGTTTTGGAAAATGCAGGTTTTGGTAAAAGCTTTAGTATTATTTTAGTTATAATTCCAAGCGTCCCTTCAGAGCCAACCATTAATGATGACAGATTAAGGCCTGTTGCGCACTTAACTGTTTTTGAGCCACTTTTTATAAGGTTGCCTCCTGTATCATAGAATTCTAGCCCCATGACATAGTCCTTAGTGACACCATATTTTAAACCCCTTAATCCACCAGCATTTTCTGCAACGTTACCTCCTAATGTTGAAACATTTTGGCTTGCTGGATCAGGTGGGTAGAATAAATCGTATTTTTCCAATGTTTTTGATAGATTGGCTGTTACAACACCAGGTTCAACAACGGCATACATATCATCCTTATTTATTTCAAGTATTTGGTTTAGCTTGTTTGTAAGTATTACAGCTCCATTATTTATTGGTATTGTACCGCCACTTAGATTAGTTCCAGCCCCCCTTATTATTGTTGGTATCCCATCTTCATTTAATAAGCTTATAATTTTACCTATGTTATTAGTATTTTCTGGTTTTAAAATAATTTGAGGCATAGAAGGATTCTCAACAGCTGCATCATAAGAGTAGCTATATAGATCAACTGGATCTGTTAAAATATTGTTTTTACCTATCGATTTTGATAGCTCTTTAATTAAACTTTTGCTAATCATTGTTGTTTATTTATTATAAATTAAAAATAAATAAAATAAATAATTAAATTTAGTTTATTTTTAACATTTAAGATAGATATAATTTATATAATCTTGCTAATCAATTAAGGTGTAATCTATAATTTTATTAATTTCAATTGTTAGTATAAGATCAGCATTTTTCTTGTTATTAAGTATGTTATAATTGTTCTTTTTAAGTTCCTTTATTATTTCTTTTTTTAGATGTTTAAAGTTTTCAGCATTGATTTTTATTGATGGGTATATACTTTCTGTTTTATTGTTTTGTTGAGTCGTTTGAATAAAAAAAGAATAGAATTTCTTTTTTACTTTATTTTTATTAATATAGGTTAATTTTTCTTTTCTTTGTTTTTCAGTATTAGCCTTTTCTAATATTGCATTCCTATATTTATAAAGTAAACCTTTGGAATAAACATTAATTATTTTAGTATTTATTTTTTTATTATTTATATAAATTTTGCTTTTTATAAAATCTGATATATTTTTTGTAATCTCTTCATTGTCATTTTGACAAAAAATGATGTGCCTTTCAATTATTTTATAATCATCGTCGTTATTAGCAGCAAAAATATTTAAAGTTGAAAATAAAAATAAAATTAAAATAAATGAGTTTTTTTTGAGAAATAAATACATATATTACTTTTTATTAAATAATTCTTTTGATGGATTAACTTGTATATAAATTATATCTAATAGTTTATCAATGTGAATCAATACTTTTTTTAATGTTTCATTATTACTTTTTAATGATATAAAAGGGGCATTTTTAAATAGGTAGTATTCATTTACGCTTAATTTTTTAAATATTGTTTTAATTTTACGTTCTAACTTATCCCTTGATGGTGTGTTCTTCTTATAAATATAAGATATAGTATAACTTATTTTTTGATCTTTGTTGTTTATATATTTTTGATTGCTAATAAGGGGTATTTTTTTATTATTAATATTTATTATTTTAATTATATTAGAGCCCGAAACCTTAGCTTTATTTGTTGAGCTATAAATAAAGTCTAATTTAATAAAAAATATAAAAAGAATAAATATAAATAAGAAGGTTGATTTTTTATTAAATGACATAATATTTATATAATATTAATTTTGTTTAAAATCAATAAAAATTATATTACTAAAGGAGTAGGGTATGTCAACAATAACAAGGAGAAGGTTTTTAGCCTTATCAATAAAAAGTATTGTTATATCCAAATTTTTCATCTCTAATGTATATCCTTTAAATAATGGTGGCATACATAGTAATGGCATAAAATCTAATGTTGTAATGTTAGAAGGGCAGGGTTGTATTAATCATATAGATCGTGGAATAAACTCTATTGGAGGACTAACTAAATTCATAAATAAAGGAGATACAGTAGCTATTAAACCAAATATGTCTTTTGCAAAAGGCCCTGAATTTGCAGTAAATACAAACCCTGAGGTGGTTGGCAAGGTTGTAAAATTGTTATTTGCTGCAGGGGCTGATAAAGTTTATGTTATTGATAACACCTTAGCTGATATGAGAATGGCTTATCAAATTAGTGGTATAGCAAAAAAAGCAGTAGAATCAGGGGCTGAGGTAGTATTTCCATTAAGTAGATATTTTGAAGAAGCTCAAATAAATGGAAAATTTATTAAAAAGTGGGAGATCTTTAGATTTTTCCTAGAAGCAGATAAAATAATTAACATGCCTGTTGCCAAACACCACGGGAGTGCTCTATTAACGTCGGCTATGAAAAATTGGATTGGTGCAATTGGTGGCCAGAGGAATAAGGTGCACCAAAAGCTAGATACATCTATTTATGAATTAGCTTCTTTTTTTAAGCCAACGCTAAATATAGTTGATTGTACAAGGATTTTAACAAAAAATGGTCCATCCGGTGGTAGTCTAAATGATGTAAGGGTGCTAAATAAAATATTAATATCAACAGACCAGGTAGCAGTTGATACTATAGCAGCTGATTTGTTGGGTTTTAACTGTAGCAATATAGATTATCTGAGAATTGGCCATAATAATAAACTTGGAACAATGTATAAAAAAGATATATCTCTCTTGAAATTAAATGCATAAATATAGTCTCTATGTAAATATTAGAAGACTATCACAGCTAACTTTTTTAATCCTTTTCTTTTATTTAGCTATTGAAACTACAATAAATATTGATTTATTTTACAGCTCTCCACAATTAGATAAAAATATAAAATATTTTTTAGCTTTTGATCCTTTAGTTGCACTAATAGTTATTATAACAACAGGTACTATTTCAGCTGTATTTATCTATTCTTTTTTTCTATTTGTATTGACTATTATTTTTGGTAGGTTCTTTTGTGGTTTTATTTGCCCCTTTGGTACTCTACATCACTTTTTTTCATATATTGGCAGTAAATTTATAATAAAGCCTAAATATATTAATTATAAGTACAGTAAATGGCAAAATCTAAAATATTATATTTTATTTTCGCTTATTATTTTGGCTATTTTTAAAATAAATTTGATTGGTATTTTTGATCCCTTAACTTTTTTACTTAGAAGTTCAGTTTCTTTTATTATTCCATTTATTCAATCAGCTATTAATTATTTTGGCAAGTTACTGATATTGCTAGGGATGAGTGATTTTGGAAGGTATTTAGAAAGTGATATAGCTTTTGCTGTTTTTGGTAAAGAAAACATTTTTTTTGGGCAAACCTTTCTCATTGGCATAATTCTCATTACTCTGTTTATTATAGATCTTTTTGTATACAGATTTTATTGTAGATTTATTTGCCCATTAGGCGCTTTCTTAGCTATAATATCATCAAAATCCTTGTTAAATATAAAGCAAAAAGAGGGTTGCATTGCTTGTTATAAATGTGATAGAAGTTGTTTTGCCTCAAGCAATCCATCAAGTAGTGATAATTTTAAAAAATCAGAATGTATGCTACTTGGAAATTGTCTAAAAGAATGTCCCGTTAATGTTATGGGTTTTGATTTTTTATCAACTAGGAAAAGTAGCGTTGATGTTAATAAAAGATATCTTTTATCTACCGCTTGCCTGACAATTATATCCACATCCCTTTTTAGATATTCTTTTAATAGAGAAAGGATAAATCCTAAACTTATAAGACCCCCAGGTGCACTTGCAGAGTTAGACTTTTTGGCAAGGTGCTTAAGGTGTTCAGCATGTATAAAGGTATGTCCTCAAAATTTCTTACAGCCTTCTCTAATAGAGGGGAGATTAGAGGCTTTGTGGACTCCTATTGGTAGTGGGAGATTGGGCTATTGTGAGTATAACTGTAAATTGTGCTCTGAGGTATGTCCTACAGGTGCTATAAAGCAAATCACCCTTGAAGAGAAAAAGAAGATATCAATAGGAACAGCTTTTATAGATAAAAATAGGTGTTTACCCTATGCCTTTGATACTGAATGTGCAGTTTGCGAAGAAATGTGTCCAGTTTCACCTAAGGCAATATATTTTAAAGAGGAGCAGATTGTAACTAGGGATAATACAGAAAAGATAATAAAAAGACCTGTAGTTGACCCTGATAAGTGCACAGGTTGCGCCATATGCGAATTTAAATGTCCTATTGTTGACAAACCAGCAATCTATATAACTTCAATTGGCGAAGATAGATCAAAATATAACCAGTTTTTGTTTTAATTTTTCTAATTTATAAATAAATGTAGCTTATTTATTTATAAATAGGGATAATTTTTCAATTGTTTTATTTAATCTTTCTAATTTTGTGTTTAACTCATTAAACTTAGCTTTATCCTTTTCTATTACTGCACTTGGAGCATTTTCAAGATATTTTTTATTTTTTAATTTATTCCCATAAAGGTTGTAGTCTTTTAAAATCTTATCTTTTTCTTTAGTTAGCCTTTTTAATTCCATATCAATATTGATAACTCCTTTTAATGGTATAAATATTTGGAAATCTGGAGAGACTGAGGTTGCTGCATTTTTTTCATCTTTATTTGTAATATAAATATTATCTACTTTTGCTAATTCTTTAATAATGTTTATTTTGTCATTAACTATATTATTATATTTATCATTGTAATATTTAATATATGCATCTAGCTTAATTGAAGGTTTAATATTATATTCCCCTCTAATATTTCTTATCATTGTAATTATTTCAAATATTTTATTGGTGTATTCCTCTTCCTTGTCAAAAGTTTGGATGTTCTCAGGGTAGTTTTCTTTAAATATGCTCTCTTTTGTCCCTAATAAATTGTAAATATATTCAGTAATAAATGGCATTATTGGATGTAGCAAAATTAAAGATTTTTCTAATATGAAGGTTGCGACAGTTAAGGCTTCAGTTTTTTTAATATTCTTATAGATTCTATATTTTGTTATTTCAATATACCAGTCGCAATATGTATGCCAGAAGAAATTATAAATAGTCATAGCCGCCAAATCGAATTCATATTTTTTGATATAATCACTGAATTTTTTTGCCGTTTTAGAGAAGATAGAAATAATCCATTTATCCTCAATTTCTATAGAATTAATAAGATCCTTTATATCTTTATTCTCTATATTTTTATTCATCAGAACAAATCTTGATGCATTCCAAATTTTATTCATAAAATTTCTGTAGCCTTCTATGCGTTCCTCAGATAATTTTATGTCTCTGCCTTGTGCTGCTAAAGCAGTTAGTGTAAATCTTAAAGCATCTGAAGAATATTTCTCTATAACTGTTAATGGATCTATCACATTTCCTCTAGATTTACTCATCTTATTTCCTTCAATATCTCTAACTAATGCGTGTATATAGACATTACGAAAGGGTACTTTTTTTGTAAATTTTAATCCCATCATAATCATGCGTGCAACCCAAAAAAAGAGTATATCAAATCCTGTGACAAGGCAGTTTGTAGGATAAAACTTCTTAAATATAGGAGTATTTTCTGGCCATCCCATAGTTGAGAAAGGCCATAGTGCAGAGGAAAACCATGTATCTAGAACATCTAGATCTTGTTCTAGAGTATTTGAGCCACAATATGTGCATTTTGTTGGCTTTTCAACCTCTACATTTATTTTATTACAATTTTTACAATACCACACTGGTATTCTATGGCCCCACCATATTTGCCTTGAAATGCACCAATCCTTTATATTATACATCCACTCAAAATATGTTTTTTCCCAGTTATTTGGAATTATTTTTATTTGGCCTTTTTTTACGGCGTTTACTGCTTCTTCAGCTAACGGTTTCATTTTAACAAACCATTGCAGAGAAATTCGTGGCTCAATCTGAGTTCTACATCTATAACAATGTCCCACATTGTGTTCATAATCTGTTATTTTAGCAATTAGATTTTCCTTTTTTAGTTTCTCAACAATTTTTTTTCTTGCCTCAGTTCTGTATAGTGATTTAAACTCTCCACCGTTTTCGTTAATGTATCCCTCTTTATCAAATATGTTTATTTCCTTTAAACTATGGGTTTTTCCAATTTCAAAATCAACCGGATCGTGGGCAGGTGTTATTTTTAGCGCCCCTGTTCCAAAATCTTTATCAACCCGTTCATCTGCAATTATGGGAATTTTTCTTTTTATTATTGGAACTACTGCATAATCCCCAACATATGCTTTATATCTTTCATCTTTAGGATTTACTGCGATAGCTGTATCACCTAGTATTGTTTCTGGTCTAGTTGTTGCAATAACTAAATAATTATTATTGTTGGCTAGTTTATATTTAATATAATAAAGTTTTCCTTTTATTTCATGATATTCTACCTCTAGATCTGAGATAGCTGTTAAACACCTTGGACACCAATTAACCATATAGTTAGATCTATATATTAAGCCTTCTTTGAAAAGGTGAACAAATACTATTCGAACAGCTTTAGACAATCCTTCGTCCATAGTAAAGCGCTCTTTGCTCCAATCACATGCTACCCCTAGACGTTTTAATTGATTTAAAATAGTACCACCAGATTCTTCTTTCCATCTCCATACTTCTTCAATAAATTTTTCTCTGCCTATATCCTCTTTTTTTATACTTTTTTCTAATAATTTTCTCTCAACAACATTTTGTGTGGCAATTCCTGCATGGTCCATCCCTGGGATCCAGAGTGTTTCATATCCATTTAATTTATGAAATCTAATTAAAATATCTTGTAACGTCACATTAAGGGCATGACCCATATGAAGGGAACCTGTTATATTAGGGGGTGGTATTACAATGCTGTAGGGGGTTTTGTTAGTATTTGGATTAGTTTCAAAATAGTTATTTTTA from Deferribacterota bacterium includes:
- a CDS encoding DUF362 domain-containing protein, whose translation is MSTITRRRFLALSIKSIVISKFFISNVYPLNNGGIHSNGIKSNVVMLEGQGCINHIDRGINSIGGLTKFINKGDTVAIKPNMSFAKGPEFAVNTNPEVVGKVVKLLFAAGADKVYVIDNTLADMRMAYQISGIAKKAVESGAEVVFPLSRYFEEAQINGKFIKKWEIFRFFLEADKIINMPVAKHHGSALLTSAMKNWIGAIGGQRNKVHQKLDTSIYELASFFKPTLNIVDCTRILTKNGPSGGSLNDVRVLNKILISTDQVAVDTIAADLLGFNCSNIDYLRIGHNNKLGTMYKKDISLLKLNA
- a CDS encoding 4Fe-4S binding protein — protein: MHKYSLYVNIRRLSQLTFLILFFYLAIETTINIDLFYSSPQLDKNIKYFLAFDPLVALIVIITTGTISAVFIYSFFLFVLTIIFGRFFCGFICPFGTLHHFFSYIGSKFIIKPKYINYKYSKWQNLKYYILFSLIILAIFKINLIGIFDPLTFLLRSSVSFIIPFIQSAINYFGKLLILLGMSDFGRYLESDIAFAVFGKENIFFGQTFLIGIILITLFIIDLFVYRFYCRFICPLGAFLAIISSKSLLNIKQKEGCIACYKCDRSCFASSNPSSSDNFKKSECMLLGNCLKECPVNVMGFDFLSTRKSSVDVNKRYLLSTACLTIISTSLFRYSFNRERINPKLIRPPGALAELDFLARCLRCSACIKVCPQNFLQPSLIEGRLEALWTPIGSGRLGYCEYNCKLCSEVCPTGAIKQITLEEKKKISIGTAFIDKNRCLPYAFDTECAVCEEMCPVSPKAIYFKEEQIVTRDNTEKIIKRPVVDPDKCTGCAICEFKCPIVDKPAIYITSIGEDRSKYNQFLF
- a CDS encoding FAD-linked oxidase C-terminal domain-containing protein; this encodes MISKSLIKELSKSIGKNNILTDPVDLYSYSYDAAVENPSMPQIILKPENTNNIGKIISLLNEDGIPTIIRGAGTNLSGGTIPINNGAVILTNKLNQILEINKDDMYAVVEPGVVTANLSKTLEKYDLFYPPDPASQNVSTLGGNVAENAGGLRGLKYGVTKDYVMGLEFYDTGGNLIKSGSKTVKCATGLNLSSLMVGSEGTLGIITKIILKLLPKPAFSKTMMVVYKDIIKASETVSEIIANKILPATLEFLDNFTIKAVEKYAKIGLPTNAATILLIEVDGFYEEAVKKDFDKIIKICEKKDGEVRIANNLKDKNRLWDARRVALSALSMLSPTVILEDATVKRSRIPDMIKIINEISKKYDILIGTFGHAGDGNLHPTILTDKRKKEEMERVYKAIEELFLKTIELEGTLSGEHGIGFSKSKYFKYEAGESTIEFSNRLKQTFDPKNILNPDKFLKIV
- a CDS encoding thiamine pyrophosphate-dependent enzyme; this encodes MATKLFQNDRPHTKDISWCPGCGNFQIRLALIDVLEELNFKPKNTVIITGIGQAAKMVHYLNANGFHTLHGRALPVGTGLKLANPNLNVIVIGGDGDMYAEGMGHFIHAIRRNVNITVLIHNNQIYGLTKGQTSPTSLLGMKTSSNPEGVIEAPINPLALAISLDCSFVARTFIGYKDETKNILKEAITHKGFSMVDIFQQCVTFNKLNTYKWYKENTKFLGDINKEDRLEAYKYALSEDPFYVGIFYKKDKKPLDEQIECYKKTKLPLYKRNFDKSKLEKFIDNNFKI
- a CDS encoding cation diffusion facilitator family transporter, whose amino-acid sequence is MEKDNVNNNSSNNIRFSFIVNLIFAIIEISGGIYANSLIILTNGIHDLGDSLSLSISWYLEKKSEKPPNNKFTYGFKRYSIIGAFINASILIGATFYIIIESVNRFFTDFRLDYKSILIFGILGFIFNGVAVLRLLRTKSFNEKMALYHLLDDLLGWSAAILIGLILKINSNLNFLDPLFSIIISIYILSKVLRNMKEVFDVFLQSAPKDINIYNIKEDILKIKNVKDIHDIHTWSLDGNYNILSLHITVEKNFNLAYSNELKQKIRDVLNDHNINHSTIEFCKEDEHCDYKKCLVTKS
- a CDS encoding (Fe-S)-binding protein is translated as MKDIEELVSLVKSLEDDLIRCMKCGFCQSVCPLYTLTFNETDYSRGKIATLEGLANKIITETKTISKKLDRCVTCGSCEAYCPSGVNTLDIFLKARIILAEYNGLSPYKKIILRKILSNPNSFNRFLNISSKIQDLFVRDANLLLDTSCIKYLPLLKDRHIKKINKTPFHELVKKQSIQNRDNQKIKAIFFYGCVIDWLLPSIGHTTVEVLEKYNIDLYIPEYLICCGIPALSSGDIETFTKLLKEQIKQLENQEFNYVITSCATCSYTIKKLWPKFSYRLNNNERAFINNFATKTIDISDFLVNVLNINSYENIDNKEYTVTYHDPCHLKKSLGVSTEPRRIIELAGYSLKEMNEADWCCGSGGTFNLQHYDLSTNIAKRKLNNIDLVNTDIVATSCPACILQIIDLASQYKKSYKIKHVVELLK
- a CDS encoding carboxymuconolactone decarboxylase family protein; its protein translation is MMDEKEFMQNITELAVKSEDIRSFIQQNQNSFKSNNLDTKTKELIALGCAIVSRCEYCIRAHLRNLIENGVTEGEIIDTLNVATTMAGGPGLAYSTLTYKLYKEMKK
- a CDS encoding 2-oxoacid:acceptor oxidoreductase subunit alpha: DIFSKKFDLNIKKDENIADMLLLSGNDGVSLGSIYGGCNYLTFYPMSPATYMANFFINNMKEFNIVVEQFEDEISVINSAIGASYGGARSAVTTSGGGFALMEEAISLSGMAEIPIVIHLAQRPAPATGLPTRTAQADFDLALYSGHGEFPRIIYAPGSTEEALYLSSKAFNMSQKYQIPVFILTDQYLIDTYYIVDKKDIQFEEPVNYYEKADKDYKRYKLTEDGVSPLAIPGEGDGLVICNGNEHDEYGDTTEELYYSQKMQEKRNKKLEKIEEEAVKPTFIGSKDYDVLIYCWGSTFEIVKEALDVIDDKRIACLHYSQVYPVEKTSLEYFKKAKYIVGIEQNYYGQFGNYLESRMHKKTDKKILKYNGRVFYLEEIVEGIKKFMGEIYGN